Proteins from a single region of Runella sp. SP2:
- a CDS encoding ATP-binding protein: MSINRAIEKTLIERLIPNKVNLIFGTRRVGKTFLLKKLIANQSFKTLMLQGEDSDVQQILAQRSVANYQRLLHHIELLVIDEAQAIPEIGKILKLIVDNIEGIRVIVTGSSAFDLANLSGEPLTGRAYFHELYPISQQELMEQENALQTLQNLEDRLIYGSYPELWNLPFSVTKAEYLKELLNTYLLKDIIAFEGIRNSSKIRDLLRLIAFQIGKEVSMDELGKQLQLSRNTVEKYLDLCSKVFIIKKLEAFSGNLRKEITKSSRWYFWDLGIRNALVNDFRPLTLRTDKGELWENYLISERLKFLKYNRNLAETYFWRTYDQQEIDWLELENGRLRAYEFKWNEAKTKVPRAFATTYPEATFSVINQENYLPFITG, from the coding sequence ATGAGCATTAATAGAGCCATTGAAAAAACGCTGATTGAACGTCTCATCCCCAATAAAGTCAATCTTATTTTTGGAACAAGACGGGTAGGTAAAACTTTCTTACTGAAAAAACTCATTGCAAATCAATCTTTCAAGACTTTAATGTTGCAAGGCGAAGACAGTGATGTACAGCAGATTTTGGCACAACGAAGCGTAGCCAATTACCAAAGACTCCTACACCATATCGAGCTTCTGGTTATTGATGAAGCCCAAGCTATACCCGAAATCGGTAAGATTTTGAAGCTAATCGTTGATAACATTGAAGGCATAAGGGTGATTGTGACAGGTTCGTCAGCATTCGATTTGGCCAATCTATCGGGGGAGCCACTTACTGGTAGGGCGTATTTCCATGAGTTATATCCTATTTCTCAACAAGAACTGATGGAGCAGGAAAATGCGCTGCAAACACTTCAAAATCTGGAAGATAGATTGATTTATGGCAGTTATCCTGAACTCTGGAATTTGCCCTTTTCGGTGACAAAAGCGGAATATCTTAAAGAGCTATTGAATACCTATTTGTTGAAAGATATTATAGCTTTTGAGGGAATTAGAAATAGCTCTAAAATCAGGGACTTGCTTCGATTGATTGCCTTTCAAATTGGGAAAGAAGTGTCAATGGATGAACTTGGTAAACAGCTTCAACTAAGCAGGAATACGGTTGAAAAATACCTGGATTTGTGTAGTAAAGTGTTTATTATAAAGAAGTTAGAGGCATTTAGTGGCAACTTGCGAAAAGAAATTACCAAAAGTTCGCGTTGGTATTTTTGGGATTTGGGCATACGTAATGCTTTGGTTAATGATTTTAGACCACTTACGTTACGAACCGACAAAGGTGAGCTTTGGGAGAATTACTTGATTTCAGAAAGGCTTAAATTTTTGAAATACAATAGAAACTTGGCCGAAACCTATTTTTGGCGCACTTATGACCAGCAAGAAATTGATTGGCTTGAACTTGAAAATGGTCGATTGCGGGCGTATGAATTTAAGTGGAACGAAGCCAAAACTAAAGTGCCAAGAGCCTTTGCTACTACTTATCCCGAAGCTACTTTTTCGGTGATTAACCAAGAGAATTACTTGCCGTTTATTACAGGGTAA
- a CDS encoding nuclear transport factor 2 family protein, which translates to MNKNFLFLSTLLFTFLTVTKSIAQSAADQLRISEIDKSYWTEISRTVKEGDFEGYKATCHENAVLVTTSGKIKQSYPMTKALAGWKQGFLNTKQGKQLDNVQFRFSQRIGDATTAHETGIFYFTSHDSTGKLISEGYTHLEALLVKRDGKWLCLMEYQKAKASKEEWEALK; encoded by the coding sequence ATGAACAAGAACTTCCTTTTTCTGTCAACCTTACTTTTTACTTTTCTAACAGTCACCAAATCAATTGCGCAATCGGCAGCAGACCAGCTTCGCATATCAGAAATAGACAAGAGCTATTGGACAGAAATATCTCGAACGGTCAAAGAAGGTGATTTTGAAGGCTACAAAGCCACTTGTCACGAAAATGCCGTCTTGGTAACGACCTCGGGTAAAATTAAGCAATCTTATCCCATGACCAAGGCATTGGCTGGTTGGAAACAGGGTTTTCTTAATACCAAACAAGGAAAGCAGCTGGATAATGTGCAGTTTCGCTTTTCCCAACGAATAGGTGACGCAACCACCGCGCACGAAACGGGCATTTTTTATTTCACTTCCCATGATAGCACGGGTAAGCTCATTTCGGAGGGATATACGCATTTGGAAGCCTTACTGGTAAAGCGTGATGGCAAGTGGCTATGTTTGATGGAATACCAAAAAGCCAAAGCTTCCAAGGAAGAGTGGGAGGCGTTGAAGTGA
- a CDS encoding amidohydrolase: protein MKKLTFIITALFNAFFASAQSSNYSELIAKSADKVGQKVIAWRHDIPQNPELGNREVRTAELIAKHLQSLGIEVKTKVGVTGVVGLLKGDKPGPVIALRADMDALPVEEKNGLPFASKVKTMYNGKETSVMHACGHDAHVAILMGVAEVLASMKKDLKGTVKFIFQPAEEGAPNGEEGGAYLMVKEGVLENPKVEAIFGLHINSQLEVGSLSYRPAGFMAGASDFKITVKGKPSHGAYPWLSVDPVLVASQIVVSLQQIVSRNIKLTDNAAVVTIGAINGGNRGNIIPEQVEMLGTVRTLSNEDEELIFNRVRQVAEKTAEAAGATAVVELPYTIRYPVTFNDVALTKSMLASLQKSAGVENVLLIPSVTGSEDFSFYAQKVPGLFFRLGGMPKGKDPKTAGPHHTPQFMIDDTAFKLGVITFCNLVFDYAEVSKK from the coding sequence ATGAAAAAATTAACCTTCATCATCACTGCATTGTTCAATGCCTTTTTTGCGTCAGCACAGTCAAGCAATTATAGCGAACTTATTGCCAAAAGTGCCGACAAAGTTGGGCAAAAAGTCATTGCTTGGCGACACGACATTCCCCAAAATCCCGAATTGGGAAATCGAGAGGTTCGTACTGCCGAACTCATTGCCAAGCATTTACAGTCGTTGGGCATAGAAGTAAAAACAAAAGTGGGTGTTACGGGCGTGGTTGGTCTTTTAAAAGGCGATAAACCAGGCCCTGTGATTGCATTGAGAGCGGACATGGATGCCTTACCCGTAGAAGAAAAAAACGGGTTGCCCTTTGCCTCCAAAGTAAAAACCATGTATAACGGAAAAGAAACCAGCGTGATGCACGCCTGCGGACATGATGCCCACGTAGCCATATTGATGGGTGTTGCCGAAGTATTGGCCAGCATGAAAAAGGACTTAAAAGGCACAGTCAAATTCATTTTTCAGCCAGCAGAAGAAGGTGCACCAAACGGTGAAGAAGGCGGGGCCTACTTGATGGTGAAAGAAGGTGTGCTGGAAAACCCAAAAGTAGAGGCAATTTTTGGCTTGCATATAAACTCCCAATTGGAAGTCGGTAGTCTTTCTTATCGTCCTGCTGGATTTATGGCAGGAGCTTCTGATTTTAAAATTACGGTAAAAGGCAAACCCAGTCATGGAGCTTATCCATGGCTTTCTGTTGACCCCGTTTTGGTAGCTTCTCAAATCGTGGTCAGTCTTCAACAGATTGTCAGTCGAAACATAAAACTTACCGACAATGCCGCAGTAGTCACAATTGGTGCTATCAATGGGGGAAATAGGGGAAATATTATTCCAGAGCAAGTAGAGATGTTGGGTACAGTTAGAACTTTAAGCAATGAAGACGAGGAATTGATTTTTAACCGTGTTAGGCAAGTAGCCGAGAAAACTGCCGAAGCAGCAGGTGCAACGGCAGTGGTGGAACTACCTTATACGATTCGTTATCCTGTTACCTTTAACGATGTAGCACTGACAAAATCTATGTTAGCTTCCTTACAAAAATCGGCAGGAGTAGAAAATGTACTTTTGATTCCATCGGTTACGGGCTCAGAGGATTTTTCGTTTTATGCCCAAAAAGTGCCTGGCTTATTCTTTCGCTTAGGTGGTATGCCCAAAGGCAAAGACCCCAAAACGGCGGGGCCTCATCATACACCCCAGTTTATGATTGATGATACTGCCTTTAAATTAGGCGTGATTACTTTTTGCAATTTGGTGTTTGATTATGCGGAGGTGAGTAAGAAATAG
- a CDS encoding nucleotidyltransferase family protein, which produces MMKVNFFILKVDSLVEKLKKERELPRETYSFWVWDKLNSFVLNKKIKPGMIESQKIKELLFAIKPELFKRYPISRLAIFGSVARNETTPLSDVDILVEFNKPIGFQFFNLAKELENYLQMPVDLVSRNGIKPSYFAEIEPDLMYV; this is translated from the coding sequence ATGATGAAGGTTAATTTTTTCATTTTAAAAGTTGATAGTTTGGTTGAAAAATTGAAGAAAGAGAGGGAACTCCCTAGAGAAACGTATAGTTTTTGGGTTTGGGATAAATTGAATAGTTTTGTATTAAATAAAAAAATTAAACCGGGTATGATTGAATCTCAAAAAATAAAAGAGCTTTTGTTCGCTATCAAGCCTGAGCTATTCAAACGCTACCCAATTAGTCGTTTGGCTATTTTTGGGTCGGTAGCTCGCAACGAAACAACGCCATTAAGTGATGTTGATATTTTAGTTGAGTTTAACAAACCCATTGGCTTTCAGTTTTTTAATTTGGCAAAAGAACTTGAAAATTATCTCCAAATGCCCGTTGATTTGGTTTCTCGTAATGGCATAAAACCTTCTTATTTTGCCGAGATTGAACCCGACTTGATGTATGTCTAA
- a CDS encoding DUF86 domain-containing protein, which translates to MSKRNPKLLIADMLLAISKIKTYTNGLDFDSFMADSRTIDAVERNFEIIGEAANQLPQAFQNEHPAIAWHGVISFRNRLIHGYFGVDYEILWYIIQNDLQELEEQLSTF; encoded by the coding sequence ATGTCTAAGCGTAACCCCAAATTACTGATAGCCGATATGCTTTTGGCTATCTCTAAAATCAAAACTTACACCAACGGCTTAGATTTTGACAGTTTTATGGCAGATAGCCGTACCATAGATGCCGTTGAACGAAATTTTGAAATCATTGGTGAGGCTGCCAATCAATTACCCCAAGCCTTCCAAAATGAACATCCTGCTATTGCTTGGCATGGTGTTATTAGTTTTCGTAATAGACTGATCCACGGGTATTTTGGGGTTGATTATGAGATTCTTTGGTATATCATACAAAATGATTTGCAAGAATTAGAAGAACAACTTTCAACCTTTTGA
- a CDS encoding DUF418 domain-containing protein: MERLTPSSVAAPVPETSRISLIDMLRGFALLGILMMNIPGFSMADYSFEAFKNDPDSFNFWLYQFIGVFFEGKMRAMFGMVFGAGVLLFVANKSGKGTSVHWLYYRRMFWLLIFGLIHSHLILWIGEILYLYAVCGMILYLFRNVPPRYLVWAVPIVAVASFVAGTIQYQDIREKRIAYSEATKAKSENKTLTATQTKALTEWREIEKTMIPNREDAKANTKKMKSDYSTVAGYLRPIALDIQTKYLPFEIWDSLALMLLGLALFKWGFLTGAWSNKEYWTVAKIGYGFGLPLVIYSNYYAFHHFSTLEANLARMEEVPINWVNLIYPFQRILLVMAHAAALILLYKSGVIQGLMSRLVAVGRMAFTNYISHSVICTLFFFGYGLNYYAELAFYQIYIVVLAIWAFQLIISPIWLKYFLFGPLEWLWRSLTYWKVQPLKR, encoded by the coding sequence ATGGAAAGACTCACGCCTTCTAGCGTTGCTGCACCTGTGCCAGAAACCAGCCGTATTTCCCTCATTGATATGTTACGAGGCTTTGCGTTGTTGGGTATTTTAATGATGAATATTCCAGGCTTTTCGATGGCGGATTATTCTTTTGAGGCATTCAAAAATGACCCTGATAGTTTCAATTTCTGGCTTTATCAATTCATTGGAGTGTTCTTTGAAGGCAAGATGCGCGCCATGTTTGGGATGGTTTTTGGAGCGGGTGTCTTGCTTTTTGTTGCTAACAAAAGCGGTAAAGGTACGTCAGTGCATTGGCTGTATTACCGTCGCATGTTTTGGTTGTTGATTTTTGGCCTAATTCATTCACACCTCATATTATGGATTGGCGAGATTTTGTACCTCTACGCCGTTTGTGGAATGATTTTGTATTTGTTTCGCAACGTGCCACCCCGATACTTGGTGTGGGCAGTGCCCATTGTGGCAGTGGCTAGTTTTGTGGCGGGTACCATTCAGTACCAAGACATTCGTGAAAAACGCATCGCCTACTCCGAAGCCACCAAAGCCAAAAGTGAGAACAAAACCCTGACCGCTACTCAAACAAAAGCGCTGACCGAATGGCGTGAGATTGAGAAAACGATGATTCCTAATCGCGAAGATGCGAAAGCCAACACCAAAAAGATGAAGTCAGATTACAGTACCGTTGCGGGTTATTTGCGGCCCATTGCGCTGGATATTCAGACCAAGTACTTGCCTTTTGAAATTTGGGATTCGCTGGCATTAATGCTGTTGGGTTTAGCACTTTTCAAATGGGGTTTTCTGACGGGAGCGTGGTCAAACAAAGAATATTGGACAGTTGCCAAAATTGGCTACGGGTTTGGGTTACCCTTGGTGATTTATAGCAATTATTATGCGTTTCATCATTTCTCTACGCTTGAAGCCAATCTTGCTCGTATGGAAGAAGTACCCATCAACTGGGTTAATTTGATTTACCCTTTTCAGCGGATTTTGCTGGTGATGGCTCATGCCGCAGCGCTAATTTTGCTCTACAAATCGGGTGTGATACAAGGCTTGATGAGCCGTTTGGTGGCGGTAGGGCGTATGGCATTTACCAATTACATTTCGCATTCGGTGATTTGTACACTTTTCTTTTTTGGATACGGCCTGAATTACTACGCTGAATTGGCGTTTTATCAAATTTACATCGTGGTACTTGCTATTTGGGCTTTTCAGTTGATTATCAGTCCAATTTGGCTAAAATACTTTCTTTTTGGCCCACTCGAATGGCTGTGGCGGAGTCTGACGTATTGGAAGGTCCAGCCGCTGAAGCGGTGA
- a CDS encoding RidA family protein: MTVIETLSPEEAFAALELSLPPAPAPLGVYKPYLIDGKYLFLSGHGPVQDDKSLIIGRVGEELDMEQAKLAARQVGLTMLSTIKTHVGSLNRVKRVMKVLGMVNCTSDFLRHPYVINGCSELFAQVWGTEHGIGVRSAVGMGTLPDNIPVEIEAMFELYE; this comes from the coding sequence ATGACAGTGATTGAAACATTGAGCCCCGAAGAGGCATTTGCAGCCCTCGAATTATCGTTACCACCAGCACCCGCACCGCTGGGCGTATATAAACCTTATTTGATTGATGGAAAGTACTTGTTTCTCTCGGGGCACGGGCCAGTACAAGACGATAAAAGCTTGATAATCGGGCGGGTAGGTGAGGAGTTAGACATGGAACAAGCCAAATTAGCTGCCCGTCAAGTGGGCTTGACGATGCTTTCGACCATAAAAACGCACGTGGGTTCATTGAACCGTGTGAAACGGGTAATGAAAGTATTGGGAATGGTAAACTGTACGTCCGATTTTTTGCGCCATCCGTACGTCATCAATGGATGCAGTGAGTTATTTGCCCAAGTGTGGGGTACCGAACACGGCATTGGTGTAAGGAGCGCGGTTGGAATGGGCACGTTACCCGACAACATTCCCGTAGAAATTGAAGCAATGTTTGAATTATACGAATAA
- a CDS encoding SusD/RagB family nutrient-binding outer membrane lipoprotein encodes MKKSLKNMFLLPLWGLGGLCLTSCDKDFVEINTNPNAVSVPTTPYIFSKAIYDGAANSGNKGSLLFGLMQYTTSYNDVEGFGSKYTASQVNATGGVFSNSYPTQINQIGEVIKAVKDDPTKVNQYAAARVWRVFCFSRLTDLYGDIPYSEAGQGYNLSIFQPKYDSQSAIYADMLKELEAAATSFDASNTTTFGTSDLIYQGNVTKWKKFAYSLMLRLGMRLSKVDAAASQSWVTKAIAGGVIRDYADIAKVSYLASGQNINKNPIAWQLLNDNYLRADGTNNTEGGKYQDVFINSLKTNKDPRLGVLSVVYVNGAASSDESIQKGLPATINGTKPSDFVTYSEPKQTTVLKVDAPLLLFTVAESNFLLAEAAIKGWYKTETASALYETGIRAAMQQWDLISGVTNVIDKARIDSYITAHAFKTSGTVTEQTEQIYYQFWAGIFPDAQEVYNNYRRTGYPALVPNVYPGNATGGKIFRRFLYPVLEQTLNRTSYNEAVQRQGADDLLTRVWWDKQ; translated from the coding sequence ATGAAAAAATCACTTAAAAATATGTTTTTACTCCCCCTTTGGGGGCTAGGGGGCTTGTGCTTGACCTCCTGCGATAAAGATTTTGTCGAAATCAATACCAACCCCAATGCGGTTTCGGTACCGACGACCCCTTACATTTTTAGCAAAGCTATCTACGACGGAGCTGCCAACAGCGGAAACAAAGGCAGCCTATTGTTTGGACTGATGCAATACACCACCAGTTACAACGACGTAGAGGGCTTCGGTTCAAAATACACCGCTTCGCAAGTAAATGCCACGGGTGGTGTTTTTAGTAATTCTTACCCTACTCAAATCAACCAAATTGGGGAGGTCATCAAGGCCGTAAAAGATGACCCCACCAAAGTAAACCAGTATGCTGCGGCTCGGGTGTGGCGGGTTTTCTGCTTTAGCCGCTTGACCGATTTGTACGGCGATATTCCTTACTCGGAGGCAGGACAAGGCTATAACTTGTCGATTTTTCAGCCAAAATACGATTCCCAAAGCGCGATTTATGCCGACATGCTCAAGGAATTGGAAGCCGCAGCTACTTCGTTTGATGCTTCAAATACCACTACTTTTGGCACGTCAGATTTGATATACCAAGGGAATGTGACGAAGTGGAAAAAATTTGCGTATTCGCTTATGTTACGTTTGGGAATGCGTTTGTCGAAAGTTGACGCGGCGGCCTCGCAAAGCTGGGTGACAAAGGCCATCGCGGGTGGTGTCATTCGTGATTATGCTGACATCGCCAAGGTGAGTTATTTGGCTTCGGGGCAAAATATCAACAAAAATCCCATTGCGTGGCAATTGCTGAACGACAACTACCTCCGTGCCGATGGAACAAACAATACCGAAGGCGGAAAATACCAAGATGTGTTTATTAACTCCTTGAAAACCAATAAAGACCCGCGTTTAGGGGTGTTGTCGGTGGTATATGTCAATGGAGCTGCAAGTTCAGATGAGAGCATTCAAAAAGGACTACCTGCTACCATCAACGGTACTAAGCCTTCTGATTTCGTAACCTACTCGGAGCCGAAGCAAACGACCGTCTTGAAAGTAGATGCGCCTTTGTTGCTGTTTACTGTAGCAGAGTCCAACTTCTTGTTGGCGGAGGCAGCCATCAAAGGTTGGTATAAAACCGAAACGGCTTCTGCCTTGTACGAAACGGGTATTCGGGCCGCCATGCAGCAGTGGGATTTGATTAGTGGTGTCACCAATGTCATTGATAAGGCAAGAATTGATAGCTATATCACGGCTCATGCCTTTAAAACATCGGGAACGGTGACTGAGCAAACTGAACAAATTTATTATCAATTTTGGGCGGGTATATTTCCTGACGCTCAAGAGGTTTATAACAACTACCGCCGTACGGGCTACCCTGCGTTGGTACCCAACGTGTATCCAGGAAACGCCACAGGTGGTAAAATATTCCGCCGTTTCTTGTACCCAGTTTTAGAACAAACCCTCAACCGAACTTCGTACAATGAGGCCGTTCAACGCCAAGGAGCGGACGATTTGTTGACGCGCGTTTGGTGGGATAAGCAATAA
- a CDS encoding SusC/RagA family TonB-linked outer membrane protein has translation MKQNQRYLWLSLAGCLTFSPFVPSDAHGTGRVNLQNTAKFAVIGELKGTVVSAKDATPVVGASVIVKGNQRIGTSTDAEGNFKLTLPEALNTTNVTIVVSFIGYEPYELTLSPSQTSVTVQLKESAQELAEVVVTALGIKKDKKAVSYSVTEIAGTGFTQARENNVANALTGKIAGVNATGLSTGPGGSSRVVIRGNGSLTGNSQPLYVINGMPIDNSVPGGSSLVNGLGTKAGTDRGDGIAAINPDDIESMTVLKGGAAAALYGSRGANGVILITTKKGKSQKGVGVEYNGTFTMENVSVFPDFQYEYGQGDGGVKPTTLAQAQATVRRSFGSKIDGSTDYVAADGKTHPYVAQKNNLKNFYQTGINLTNSIALSGGNDAVVYRLSVSDLDAKSVLPSNTYNRKSANLSVSANLSSRLRAEAVMQYNREQGHNRPIAGDALGNPNWMAYEVANTVDVRWLDPGHDANGNEIFWNDAGIVTNGYFFINKFKQTDTKDRFIGQASVSYDILKNLTLKATTTRDFYNYNFTSIMPTGGQYIPQGQYDGIKSDVSETNSMVTASYNTRFGESIGLSALAGANTRQFENNQFDFFGQGYTIPYFYSYSNLATSIATPVASKIKTNSVFGSVDLDLKNSWFVTLSGRQDWFSTLSPKNNRIFYPSVGTSLMLSDIVKMPDAVDFLKLRASWAQVGGGGPDPYAINLAYSSVPSASSVPLQNVSSNSITNAELKPFTSTTTEFGFTTRLFGGRINIDAAVYNKKSTNDIVSVPISGASGYTSAILNSGELSNKGIELLIEGTPIKSTNFSWNTSFNFAYNKSEVLKLADGISTFSIGNSANGNAFINNQVGMPFGGIYGYRMKKDAAGNIIYDTNSNLPLQTDNNQYLGNGVHPYTMGLSNTFKYKNFTFDALVDGKFGGSIFSVMEVYATRLGLMKSTLPGRENGLLLTGVTAKGDAYSHTVPVANLRSAYYNNLNRYTELFVHDASFVKLRQIIVSYNLPTGLLKAVGVKSASVSLVGRNLLILFKKTDNFDPEQGLTNGSAQGIESIGLPRTRSYGINLNLKF, from the coding sequence ATGAAGCAAAATCAACGCTATCTGTGGCTTTCGCTGGCAGGGTGCTTGACTTTTAGCCCTTTTGTCCCTTCCGATGCACATGGGACTGGAAGGGTGAATTTGCAAAATACTGCAAAATTTGCGGTAATCGGTGAGCTAAAGGGTACTGTAGTGTCTGCAAAAGACGCAACGCCCGTGGTGGGTGCCTCGGTTATTGTGAAAGGAAACCAACGGATTGGTACAAGTACCGATGCAGAGGGTAACTTTAAATTAACCCTTCCTGAAGCACTAAATACCACAAACGTAACTATTGTGGTGAGTTTTATTGGTTATGAACCCTACGAACTAACCCTTAGTCCTTCGCAAACATCCGTTACAGTGCAACTAAAAGAAAGTGCGCAAGAACTCGCCGAAGTAGTTGTTACTGCCCTTGGTATTAAAAAGGATAAAAAAGCGGTGTCGTATTCGGTTACCGAGATTGCGGGGACTGGTTTTACCCAAGCCCGAGAAAACAACGTTGCCAACGCCCTGACGGGTAAAATTGCGGGGGTCAATGCCACAGGTTTATCGACGGGGCCAGGCGGGTCTAGCCGCGTTGTTATTCGTGGAAATGGTTCATTGACAGGCAATAGCCAGCCCTTATACGTTATCAATGGGATGCCGATTGACAACAGCGTACCAGGTGGAAGCTCGTTGGTCAATGGCTTGGGAACAAAAGCAGGTACCGACCGTGGGGATGGGATTGCCGCCATCAATCCCGACGATATTGAGTCGATGACGGTGCTCAAAGGCGGCGCTGCGGCGGCGCTTTACGGTTCTCGGGGAGCCAATGGGGTTATCTTGATTACCACCAAGAAAGGGAAATCCCAAAAGGGAGTTGGGGTAGAATACAACGGTACTTTTACGATGGAAAACGTATCGGTATTCCCTGATTTTCAGTACGAATACGGCCAAGGCGATGGTGGCGTAAAACCTACAACGCTTGCTCAGGCACAGGCTACGGTTCGTCGTTCGTTTGGGTCAAAAATTGACGGTTCTACCGATTATGTAGCCGCCGACGGAAAAACGCACCCGTACGTTGCCCAAAAAAATAACTTGAAAAATTTCTACCAAACTGGCATTAATCTTACCAACTCAATTGCGCTGTCGGGTGGAAACGATGCCGTGGTGTATCGTTTATCTGTGTCTGATTTGGATGCTAAAAGCGTTTTGCCCTCCAACACGTACAACCGTAAATCGGCCAATTTGAGCGTCTCTGCCAATTTAAGTAGTCGTCTTCGCGCTGAGGCTGTGATGCAGTATAATCGTGAACAGGGACACAACCGCCCGATTGCGGGAGATGCCCTCGGAAACCCCAACTGGATGGCTTATGAAGTGGCCAACACGGTGGATGTGCGTTGGCTAGACCCTGGCCATGATGCCAACGGAAACGAAATTTTCTGGAATGACGCAGGGATTGTGACCAACGGGTATTTCTTTATCAATAAGTTCAAACAGACTGATACCAAAGACCGCTTTATTGGGCAGGCGTCGGTGTCGTACGACATCCTAAAAAACCTCACACTGAAAGCAACGACTACGCGCGATTTTTACAATTATAATTTTACGAGCATCATGCCTACGGGCGGACAGTACATTCCGCAAGGGCAGTATGATGGTATCAAGTCGGATGTATCCGAGACCAACAGCATGGTTACGGCATCGTATAATACCCGTTTTGGTGAGTCGATTGGCTTGTCGGCGTTGGCGGGTGCTAATACGCGCCAATTTGAAAACAACCAGTTTGATTTCTTTGGCCAAGGTTATACCATACCGTATTTCTACAGTTATTCAAACTTAGCAACGTCCATTGCTACACCTGTTGCCAGTAAAATTAAGACTAATTCGGTGTTTGGGTCGGTGGATTTGGATTTGAAAAATAGCTGGTTTGTGACCCTATCAGGCCGTCAAGATTGGTTTTCAACCCTAAGCCCCAAAAACAACCGTATTTTTTACCCAAGCGTTGGGACAAGTTTGATGCTCTCGGATATTGTTAAAATGCCCGATGCTGTGGATTTCTTAAAATTGCGCGCTTCGTGGGCGCAAGTAGGTGGTGGAGGCCCTGATCCTTACGCTATCAACCTTGCCTATAGCAGTGTGCCAAGTGCTAGTTCGGTGCCGTTGCAAAACGTAAGCTCCAATTCTATTACCAATGCCGAGCTTAAACCGTTTACTTCTACTACGACTGAGTTTGGTTTTACAACGCGTTTGTTTGGGGGACGAATCAATATTGACGCGGCTGTTTACAACAAAAAATCAACCAACGACATCGTAAGTGTGCCTATTTCGGGGGCTTCTGGTTATACGAGTGCCATTTTGAACTCGGGTGAGTTGAGCAACAAAGGAATTGAGTTATTGATTGAAGGAACTCCGATCAAATCAACCAACTTTTCGTGGAATACAAGCTTCAATTTTGCCTACAACAAAAGCGAAGTCTTAAAACTGGCGGACGGGATTTCGACCTTCTCCATTGGAAACTCAGCCAACGGTAATGCCTTTATCAACAACCAAGTAGGAATGCCTTTTGGCGGAATTTATGGATACCGCATGAAGAAAGATGCCGCAGGAAACATCATTTACGATACTAACTCTAACCTTCCGTTGCAGACCGACAACAACCAGTACTTAGGAAATGGCGTACATCCTTATACGATGGGTTTGAGCAATACCTTTAAGTACAAAAACTTCACGTTTGATGCCTTGGTGGACGGGAAATTTGGCGGTAGTATTTTCTCCGTGATGGAAGTGTATGCGACACGTTTGGGCTTGATGAAATCTACCTTGCCAGGACGAGAAAACGGCTTGTTGTTGACGGGGGTAACAGCCAAAGGCGATGCTTACTCACACACCGTACCAGTGGCTAATTTACGCAGTGCTTACTACAACAACCTGAACCGTTATACGGAGTTGTTCGTCCACGATGCAAGTTTTGTTAAGCTCCGTCAAATCATCGTTTCGTACAACTTACCAACGGGATTACTGAAAGCAGTAGGGGTAAAATCGGCGAGCGTGTCGTTGGTGGGGCGTAACTTGTTGATTCTCTTTAAGAAGACTGACAACTTTGACCCAGAACAAGGACTGACCAACGGTTCTGCTCAAGGAATTGAGTCGATTGGTTTGCCACGCACACGTTCCTACGGAATTAACTTGAACCTGAAATTTTAA